Within Meles meles chromosome 19, mMelMel3.1 paternal haplotype, whole genome shotgun sequence, the genomic segment gaagcagactccccgcccagctgggagcccgatgctgtgctcgatcctgggattccgggatcaCAGCCCTAGCTGACCtattgagccaccccggtgcccatCTATAGCATGTATTCTTAACCCTTATTGCaacaaagttctttttttcccccttcaactCCCAAGGTAAAGCTAGACTAACCACAGCCTATCTGAGAAACTGTGCAGAAGACCAGAGAAGCAGTGGTTTTAGGTCAAGGTTTGACCAAATGCTGGGGGGTGGCTCTGTGGTTACTAACTTGGGAAAATGCCTCAGAAGCCAGAAATGGCCTTGCTTCTGCTTTGGTCAGCTCACCTTGGACAGCATCTCTAGAAGTCCCTGTGCTTTGAACGCTTTGTAAATCCAAGTTTCTTGTTGTTGCTATTGTGGttaaggacagaaggaaaaaccACAGGGTGACCTCTCCTTTCAAGCCTgactgagctcttttttttttttttaagattttatttatttatttatttgagagacagagtttacaagtaggcagagaggcaggcagagagagagggggaagcaggctccttgctgagcagagagcccgatgtggggctcgatcccaggaccctgggatcatgacctgagccgaaggcagaggctttaacccactgagccacccaggtgcccctgactgaGCTCTTTAAGGCATGTGTGGGCCCAGAGACTAAGTGCAGGGAGGTGAGTGGAGAGCATTGTCGTATCTGAGATACAGTTTTCACATCTCTGAGATCAGAATGTATCCTCTCTGTGGTATCTTAAAATTGTCACTGTGggacgcccaggtggctcagatggttaagcatctgccttgggctcacgtcatgatctcaggaccctgggcttgagtcccacattggggttccctgctcagcagcgaatctgcttctccatctccctttgcctctcccccaaaccctgctcatgtgctcgtgctccctctctctcacttaagtaaacagaatctttaaaaaaattgctgctGCCGGGAGACAGGCTTGGCTTAATCCTTATTGCCTGCACATGTGCAAACATCCGATGTGTCAGCATCAAAACTTGGAGAAGTGACATCAGCATCTTGAAAGAAAACCctagaaacaataacaaaacattattttaacCCTGAGAACCAAATGTTGAGCAGGTCAGGGAAGGTTTAAGAGGCTCTTAAACATAGGCCAGATCTACATACCTTTTAAaaggttgattgattgattgattgattgatttatagaGTGGGAGCGAgacgaggggcagagggggagagaaaatctcaagcagactctacacagACCATGCAGAcccgtgtggggcttgatctcacaaccccgaggtcatgacctgagccaaaatcaagagtttgatgcttaactgatggagccacccaggtgcccctaaagcctACTTAAGAACCCAGACCAATGGATTTAGTTccatttatggattttttttaatgttgtatcTCCAATATGCTTGATGGCACAAAGGACAACATTACATAGAAAAGGGTGGATATCATTGAGTCACAAAATGATGCGAAAGAATCAGAATGTAAAGAAGTTTTAGGAGTCCCTAGGTCCatttattttccttgtatttttatgtGCATAAATATGATATCTGATATAAATATGCCTAGAGTCTAAAAGCTTTTAATAAGTATAAAAGAAATGTTCGCAGTAATTAGAAAGCATTGTGTCATAATTTAATTAgaaatagttttggttttttgctgGTATCTAAAGTAATGGTGCATTTTATAATTGATGGTATCTTAGATTCATTGAAACACAGGCAGCAAGGATTTGATGAGTCTAGGAGCCCTGAAGTGTTGGTCCCTACTTTGTTGGAGACCCAAAGACTCCAAAGAGTATTTTCAACATTAAacgaaataaaaaaaggaaacacccaTTGATGACAAGTATATGGTAAAACAGACACTGGTATAAACAAAGACAttaaccttggggcacctggctggctcggtatagcatggaactctttttttttttttttaattgatttttatttacttattttgagatgAGTGAGAGCTAGAgcaggagccaggagccagagggcaagagagaagtagactctctgctgagcagagagcccagtgtggggctcggtcccagaccctgggatcaggacctgacctgaaagcagatgctaaccaagtgagccacccaggcgccccaaatttacAGTGACTGTTGAGTTGGGGTGCGGGTTAGTGAGTCTTATGCCTGCCCCAAGCCACTCTCCTGTGTGCCGCTTTGTGATGGTCATGCTGAGTTGCTGAAAACCACATTCTTCTTTGCTCACTGGCTCTCCGTGAGGTTTTTCGTGTAGGAGGCATGATGAGCCTTCTGGCAGTGGGAGAAAGACTCTAACCAGAGTGAAGAACCATTgtgtgtgtggaggtgggggATGCAAACAGGAAGGAGCAACCTTACTGTTCCCTCTAGTGGGTTCTTTGTCCAGGCTTCTGAGGTCTGGCCCAGCTTCTTGAGGTACCAcagcctctttccttccttctccagctctAGGCACAGAGCTCCCATGGCACAAATGTCTTATAAAAATTAGGTGCTGATGTAATTTTTGAATTCCCTTCGCCAAACATACCCATTGGGTTTTAGATACTAACCTTGAAGTTGTGTTAAAGAAGTACTAGCTCTCGGAGTGCCTCCTTTGTAACTTGCACCCATTTTAAGCTTGATTTGAACTAAATGGAATGAAAAGGTGGATTTTATCCTTGGCCCGAGTGCTGGCAGGGGAATGTGGCCCGCCTCGCCAGCCCTGTGGGGATGAGAGCAGGACCTGGTCATGGCATTCGTGGGGATGCAGCATAAGCATCGTCCCCTCCCCCCGGGACTACCTGGGCCGTGGCTTccacctccctcctcctcacTGCCCTCACCGCTCCGGTAAGCACTGACCCACTTCGCAGAGCAGGCGGACTTTGTCAGCAGGGATCACCCTGCTCCTAGATGTTTCTGTACCTCTTCACCTCCCTTCTTTCCGACTACCCACAGTCAGATCTTCCTGAGTATTTCCTGTAAAAAATGGCTGTGAgatcctccctttccttctttcattgaAGCCTGCCTCATTTCTCTTTGTGGCATTTatcacatttatttgtttatggatttattttctgCCTCCCTGGCTGTATTTCCAGCCCCTggcagtacctggcacatagtaggccccTAAGAAATACTTGGCAGAGTAATGAGTGAACTTAACAAGCAGACACTAATTATGGTGCTGTGGCAGATCTCTTCCCATGTGAACGTGGAGTAAAAATGTTGCACAAACACCACACTGACTTGCTCTCAAACTTTGATGCTGGCTTTAGCAAAAAGATTAATCTTACCCACCATTTTCTCCTTGAGAGTTTTTTGTTTTACGTCTGGACATTTTCGTTCTGGAAAGAGGACCCAATTTGGAGTCACAGACATGGTTTCCAATCTTTACCGTTACTAGCCACACCCAAAAAAATCCCTCAGTCTCCCTGAACCTTGATTTTCTCTTCTGTACAGTGGGTATAATCTTTGCTTTGTTTACGTCAGGATTTATTGTAAAGATCAAATGAACAAAtgtgtttctctccctcccacattGTGTTGGGGTCTGGATTCTTCTGGCAATTCACCCCCCCTCGCCCACTATGCTGTCTTGCAAGTTGAGACATTTGATCTTTGTCTTCCTGTCCAGCCCTAAAGATCCAGAAGGCATGGGTCCACTACAGAGAGTGAATCCGACTTTGTCTTGCAAGTGTTTCCAACTGAAGAAAATTCACAGGAAGACAAGGCAGCCTCTTTTCTGTCCTACTCATAATTGCTAATACATACTTGCCTCAGTAACTTGATCGTCAACCCCGGTAACAATATCCCTGCCCTACACCTGTGAAGCTGatggaacaggacagagaaaacagaatcCAGCAGAAGAGAAAGGGTACATTTTGCTATAACAAGACCTAGGATAAGGACATTATTGTCTGAAGGAAGGACATGATTGAAAGGTCCTGAAAACTGAGCTCCATCTCAGTCAACCTTGGGAgcctaaaaaagaacaaagaatctcTTCCTTGCATCATAATAACAGTGGAAAGCAAAGCTATTCTGTTCATGGAGCATGCCAGTGGGAATGTTGGTATGCTATAGCAGAATCCTTCTGGGAACCTACAGTGGGAAAGATCAGTTGTAGCAACAAGATCCAGGGCTGTCCCAAAGAATCACGTCCCCAGTGGTCACATTTCAGTGCCATCTTTCCTGTTAGTCATTTTAGGATCAGTATGAGGTCAGACTGGGTGGTGAGACTGGATTCTGGTGTTTTCTATGGGCTGTCCTTTGTCTTTTTCCCTCCTTAGAtctctgttttccctccttttgTATCCATAATTTATAAACCGTCTGTGTAGTCTTAATGACTTGCTGATTTGATTTAGCTTCCTTTTCACTGTATCGATTGGTACTAAAAGATGCACGAGGCTTTCAAGCCCCGACATCAGTGATGAGAATGAGTTCCACTATCGACAGTCTGAAGCAAAGACACTTGTGGCTGAAGAAAGTATAAATAGAGTCTGGTGTTTTTCTCCCGAGTCTGTTTGGGGAATGAATTCACGATGATTAGgatctgtttcttttctatttaaaaaaaaaaaaaaatggactcctGGAGAAGTAGAAGTCAGTACTAATGTGCTATTTAAATATTCCGTACAAACTCAAACGTTTttctaaggaagaaaagaaaacaccagcaaggggtgcctgggtggctcagtgggttaaagcctctgccttcagctcaggtcatgatcccagggtcctgggatcaaggccggcatcgggctctctgcttgatggggagcctgcttcctcctctctctctgcctgcctctctgcctacttgtgatctctgtctgtcaaataaataaaatcttaaaaaaaaaaagactctcataaaaaaagaaagaaagaaaacaccagcaacaaaacaaaaaagatccaaggagaaaacttaaaaaaaaaaaaatgtcatccagATGTTCTTGCCACTTCAAGTTCCCATTCAGTGTGGCGCTTGAACATTTAAGAAGCACAAGTGTGAAGTCCGGGGCCAGCACCTCAGGTCTCCTTCCCCGCTCTTGATCCCCTTACACACATTTACTCTTCCTTTTTACTTCCGGCGAGGGAGCTAACTCCCGCATGTAGCAGAACAGTGGGTCACTCTGTTAACGGCAGGCGTCCAGATTCTTCCCGGACTTATTAAGGACCAGGGCCACTGGCTGTCTTTGGGTTTCCTAGACTCGAGAAGAAGACAGGAACCAGGATGGGAAAATGGACATGTTACATTTTAAGCTGGAGCTTCCCCTGCAGTCCACGGAGCACGTTCTCGGTGTGCAGCTCATCCTGACTTTCTCCTACCAACTGCACGTGAGTCCATTGCTCAGGGAAGCCCATCCCCTCCCTTTTGTGCCTTCATAGAACTGAGCCCTCTGTCTGATTTCTAGGAAAACCCCTGCTCTCTTCCAAAGTATAGTGTGGGATTTAATTGAGGCAAATCATGCGTTTCCCATTGGGGCCATGTTGGTGTGTGTGGGCTATTCACAGCTCGCAGGGTTCCCGGCCGACAGCTCCCGCGTGGCCAAGCAGGTGTtggaggggctgggaggctgcCACCCCAGACAGGGATGCCCAGAGCCTTCCGATCCTCCAAAACTGTCTCCCTCTAATGATTTCAGAGGATGTCCACGTTCGTGATGCAGAGCATGGCGTTTCTGCAGTCCTCCTTCGCTCTTCCCGGCTCGCAGCTGTATGTGAACGGGGACCTGAGGCTGCAGCAGAAGCAGCCGCTAAGCTGCGGTGGCCTGGACGTGAGATACAACgtaaggaggctccccactgtcGCTgtcgtctgttttgtttctctcgGTTACTGCTTGTCAGGTTCTTTAAAGAAGTAGGTGTGAAAGTTGGAAATAGCATTTCTCTGTGGGTGGCCCAGAAGAGTTCTCGCCTTGAGTTCTTTCAAAATACAAGGCCAGATACACCGGTATTTGCATCTAAAAAGAGACCAGACACATGCCTTTAAGAACTGAAGTATTTCTTCTTTGCGGGTGCGCATGCGACACGTGGCTTATGCCAAGTGGCCTTTTCCAGTTCGTGTAAAACACTGGGGAAGTCAACAACTAACCGCTGTTCACTAAGCGGCAGCCGCCTCTGGGGATCCTGCTCCTGTCCTTTTCCAGCTCTCCAGCCGCTTGTCCTGTCATGGTCCCCCAGGGCTCCTTTCCAGCCAAACCGGCCCTTTCGCTGTTCCTCAATCCCACGGAGCAGCTCCTGCCCCCCAGTTTTTGGCCTTGGCCTTTCCTTCTGCCACATATCCAGGTAGCTTGCTCTCCCGCTCCATTCAGGTCCCTGTCCAAATGTGCCCGAGCTCAGTCCTTCTCTGACTCCTCTTTTGAAAGACCTTTCTCCTCCTGGCCGTCATCCCTCACCTTGACTGATTTTCCTTACTTCCACCGGAAATAGTAAAGATAAGGTTTTGGTTTGTTCGTGTCCTGTCTCCCCCAGTGCTAAAAGCACAGACATCTTCTCCACTGGAGCCTAAAACAGGTTCCCTGTTCCCCTCAATATAGGTTTACATAAAAAGGAGGGGGACTATaagataaaaactttttatttgaagatttagATATTGATTATATCAACAGGAATGTAATAATACAAGGCAGGAGATAGTTTACTTCTTTAAAGGATTATGTGCTTATTATTTGCCCTTTATCCTATTTTCATCTCTAGatttaaaagagagaaattacaggggtgcctgggtggctcagccagttaagcatctgatcccagagtcctgggatcaagccctaaatcgggctccctgctcactgggaagtcttctctcaaaatcattaaaaaagagagaaagagctaaaTTACAGAGCATCCaagaagagtgagaaaaagagatgaaaatatgggctcctttaaaaaaaaattaaaagaattattgcTCCCCTTGGAACGGTGGGAGGGGGTGTTTTATAAGTAACTAAAACCCGTTAAAGGTGGATTTTGACCCCTTTTCCATCCCTGTAAAACGGAAGACtcgggggcaccttggtggcatAGTTGAtcaagcatccaacttttgatttttggctcaggtcatgatcctcagggtcatgagattgagccctgtggtggtctctgcactcagctcaTCGTCCACTTgaccttctctcttcctctccctctgcccctcccactcatgctgcCTCATTCTCTCTCGCTTCTATTGCTGGAaagtagataaatcttttttaaaagggtcCGGGAGACTGAATGTAGACAACTTAAATTGTTGTAAGGTGGGCGAGGGGGGGCGGGGGTcagaggggggcgggggtgaTCACCTATCATCCATCTTTGAAAAAAGGACTCCTGATGCTAGAGTAGGTCACCAAGCCCAAGAGGGTGGTCTGTGAGATCAGCCTGCAGGGGCGGGAGGGTGGAAAGACGAATGGAGAAGTGGCTGGGGGCTTACCCCATATCCTCCTGCCATTTCCCAGGTGTCTGTAATCAATGGGACCAGCCCTTTTGCCTATGACTACGATCTCACCCACATTGTTGCTGCTTACCAGGAAAGGAATGGTGAGTCATAGGTACAGTTCGTTCAGCTTCTCAAGGACCTTCCAGGttagtgggaacattggacaaaAACAATATTAGAGCCCATGggacacctaggtgactcagtcggttaagcatctgccttgggcgcaggtcatgatcctgggctcctgggatcaagttccgtatcgggctccctacccaatggggagcctgcctctcccccagcttgtgctctctctctctctgacaaataaataaaatcttaaaaatatatatatagaattagaGCCCTTCTCATGATGAAAATGTCAGTACCAGTGAATACTCAGTGATGGGAGGGGAACAGGCTGCCCCGATTTGTCTTTTTCCTCCTGATCTAAAGACCCATACCATACCCCCACACCTTACCGCTAGTCTTATGGTCCAGCAGGTGACTGCTGATTTATGCCccataattatttattaagtGCCACATTTATCCACCACTGGCTTGATAGATTTCCTTCTTAATGTAAACGCCTAACTGAGTCGGCCCCACTACCACACACAAAGACAAATTGCTATCCCTGGTTTTCAGATAGAACTGAAGAATGTGAGTGACTTACCCCACATGAGCAGTGGAGGTGGAACAGAGGGCCCAAGGTTCTAGCTGGAAGGCAGAGTGCGTCCACTCCTTACAGAGAAAAGGCTGTCAGGCCAGCCCAGTGTACTTGACTCCGCACATTTGGTGGGTTGGTGTTCTGAGGTTTTCTCTAAAGGCATCTGAAGTGTTCCCTGGCAGCCAGACATCAGGGATGCTATACACACATACGTATCAAATAGGAGGACTGCAGTTCCAGTAGTCCTGATTTTTGAGTAACGCACTGGTGGctaaaggtattttattttattttttaattttttaaattattattttttaaggattttatttctttatttgacagacagagatcacaagtaggcagagaggcaggcagagagagaagaggaaggaggctccctgcggagcagagagcctgatgtggggctcgatcccaggaccctgggatcatgacctgagccgaaggcagaggctttaacccactgagccacccaggcgccccggctaaAAGTATTTTACGACAAAAACACTCATCTACAACTTTGGTTTCTGTAGTCCTTCCAGTCCTTGTCCATGGCAGATTTTTTTATATTCAGCGCTTATCATAGTTTAGAAACATTTTAGGTTCcaatttttttgtcctttaaaaaattaagtttttattcatttgtttgagagagagggaaagtgatcacaagcatgggaagcagcagagggagaggaagaagcaggcctcctagtgagcagtgagcccaacacgacatgggactcaatcccaggaccttgagatcatgacctacgtggaaggcagatacttaactgactgagctacctaggcacccctgtactttgtaatataaatatttccCACCCTGCTACAAAGTTTTAATTGGTATTATTTTTAGTGGCAGCATAATATTCCTCCCCCccccttaaaagattttatctacttatttgatagacagagatcacaattaggcagagaggcagcagagagaggaggggaagcaggttccctgccgagcagagagcccgatgcggggctcgatcccaggaccccgggatcatgacctgagccgaaggcagaggcttcaacccactgagccacccaggcgccccagcatagtATTCCTTTACTTCATCATTCAACAACTGTAGAACATGTAGACCattccaggttttttttgtttttaagatttgtctatttattagagagagagagagcatgagtggagaggcagaggaataGAATccggaagccgactccctgctgaacgcCGTCTGCACTTGGCTCAATCCcgtgaccctgagctcatgatccaAGCCGATACTAAGGGTCAACGCTtaatgcttaaccaaccgagccacccaggcgccctgacggttccaagtttttaacataatttttgttttttaaataggctctATAGCCAGCGTAGAGCCCAATGCGCGGGGCCCAaacttaacaaccctgagatcaagacctgagctgggatcgAGTCAGACACAAcggattaagccacccaggcgcccctttaacataaatattttgacgagtgttttttttttattttttattatttttaaaaatttttaaagattttatttatttgacagagatcacaagtaggcagagaggcaggcagagagagagggggaagcaggctcctcactgagcagagagcccaacacggggctcgataccaggaccctgggatcacgacctgagccgaaggcagaggctttcacccactgaaccacccaggcgccccaaacataaatattttgacgagtattttaatgaataatttGTGAGCAACTTTGCACATTCAGTTCTCTTTCCTTTGGGGTCATCTCTTTGGAATAAGTTGTGGTGTGCAGAATTTGCCTGAGAGGTTAAAGAATACTTTTCTAGCCCTCATTACTTTATTCATGGATTAACTCTGGCTTGCATTACAGTAACCACCGTCTTCACGGGCCCTCACCCCATCTGGCTGGTGGGAAGGGCTGCTGAAGCTCCATTCGTGATTAACGCTGTCATCCAATACCCGGTGGAAGTCATTTCATATCCTTTCTGTTAAAAGAGCCACAGTAGCTCAGTTTCAGAAAAGGAGGGTTCCTCCGTCATCCCAAGAAGGAACAGATGCAGGAGGCCTCCAACTGGGAATGGCAATTCGTGGCCCCACTCAAATGACTCTGTCTGCTATTCatacagggaaaaacaaaacaaaacaaaactcatttcctcttcctatttctttctgGGCAAGTCTTCCAAGTCAAAATCATCCATATTTATGCCTTAATAATCTTTAATCATATTCCCTTTTATCTTAAGagtatttgaaacatttttgcCATTTCCCGTCTAAACTAAACCTTTGGTTTAACTTCCATTTAGAAAACACCATCTGTGACTCCTTAACTGTCTATACATATCTACCAGGATTCTGGGAAATGATCAAGTTTGCCTGGGTTCAGTATGTCAGTATCCTGCTTATCTTCCTCTGGGtgtttgaaagaatcaaaagattTGTGTTTCAAAATCAAGTGGTGACCACAATCCCTGTCGCAGGGATGCCCCAGGGAGAAGTGTATAAGGAACACTTATCATAAGAAGACCGTTTCTGAGAACTCAGCAGGATCCTGGCTACCTCACTGTGGTCTTCTGAGAACTGCCACCTTAAGAAGTTTTTGCAAAGAGCCTGTGGACACCTGCGGGTGTGTGTGCTTTTCCTGTCAAAGACAAAGGACAGtcccttctcatttttctctacaCAAATCCATATCTTCTAAGCACCTGGCACGTAAGCACCACTCATCAGGGACTGGTTTGTGGAAACATCCAGGGGTTCCCGAAGGCTATAATttgcttgtgggttttttttgtgtttttttgtttgtttgttttttgccttaGGCTTGAATTTCAGGAGAAAACTACAGTCAGTTTAGACCTCTTGGAAAGAGTCCCATCTCTGGTCAAGCAAAGACTTTTCCTCTCTTGAACAGAGAAACGTGCTATACCTTTCTTCCCACTATTGTAAACCACTTCTTACTCTTCCCAGGACTCTCTTGTGAGAGAGATGCAAATCGGCAGCACTTTCCACTCCTGAGCCTCTAAGTTTCCCGTTCAGAACTTCGGTTTCCAGCGCTGAGAAGCCGTGGAGGGGAGAATGGGAGCGAGAAGAAGGGAGTGCTCGGGagcacatgcacgcacacgtgTGCAGGTGGGCGACCCCAGAACACGAGGACTGTCCACCTGCCCTCGGCCTAACAGACAGTCGTCTGTCATCGGCTCAGCTGCGGGGCCCTTTATCCCTGCCCTGCCGGGGCTGGCTTGTTGCCCTGCCTTTCGCCCTGTCTGTGCCCCCTGAAACAGCAGGCTTCAGCCAGAGTGCTGTTTAGTCCACAGTCCCCGCAGCAACAGTGGGGGAAGTAAGGATGAGAACCACAGTCGCCTTCTCGCTGGCCCTCCTCCAACAGCCTGGACACTTGCCACTCTTCGTCCTTGACAGCCCTCCCCCTTCTTGAAGAGGACATGGGTGACAGAGAAGCTGTTGTTGGTGTTGGCTCCCACTGCCAACGGCCACAGAGCTCACTTGGACGGCCAGCGGGAAGCCTGGCTACTCAAATTTGCCCTGATGAAGGAACAGGGTGCCGATCAGGGGGACCGGCTTTGGGGGGGACACACGAGGTACAATGAGGGGATCAAGGGAATGTTCGCCCAGGCAGCCCACTCTGGCCTCGCGGGTAGCAGAATGTCAGGCAGGCGGGCAGGCTCATCCTCTTGCTCTAGTGAG encodes:
- the TMEM231 gene encoding transmembrane protein 231, which translates into the protein MALYELFSHPVERGYRAGLCSKAALFLLLAAALTYIPPLLVAFRSHGFWLKRSSYEEQPTVRFQHQVLLVALLGPERGGFLAWSTFPAFNRLQGDHLRVPLVSTREEDRNQDGKMDMLHFKLELPLQSTEHVLGVQLILTFSYQLHRMSTFVMQSMAFLQSSFALPGSQLYVNGDLRLQQKQPLSCGGLDVRYNVSVINGTSPFAYDYDLTHIVAAYQERNVTTVFTGPHPIWLVGRAAEAPFVINAVIQYPVEVISYLPGFWEMIKFAWVQYVSILLIFLWVFERIKRFVFQNQVVTTIPVAGMPQGEVYKEHLS